A region of Gracilinanus agilis isolate LMUSP501 chromosome 3, AgileGrace, whole genome shotgun sequence DNA encodes the following proteins:
- the IZUMO1R gene encoding sperm-egg fusion protein Juno has translation MSAGEVPLSVALRPGQAHLALTSKAMEWWWLGLLATFVVQAERELLNTCMDGKYHKKKPGPEDELHDQCSPWKDNACCTHNTSWNTHLDTSPLYNFNFGHCGVMTPSCRRHFIQAACLHECSPNLGPWIQKESPRLGKERVLDVPLCWEDCSEWWEDCRNSYTCTSDWHSGWDWSTGESHCPALSSCHPFPHYFPSPADLCEKIWRNSYKATKEHRGKGRCIQMWFDPAQGNPNVAVAHFYASHAISLQLPHIMFLVPLLSFAL, from the exons CAAGGCCATGGAATGGTGGTGGCTAGGGCTGCTGGCTACATTTGTGGTCCAGGCTGAAAGGGAGCTCCTCAACACTTGCATGGATGGAAAGTACCATAAGAAGAAGCCAGGTCCTGAAGATGAACTCCATGATCAG TGTAGCCCCTGGAAGGATAACGCCTGCTGTACTCACAACACGAGTTGGAACACTCACTTGGATACGTCTCCTCTGTACAACTTCAACTTTGGGCATTGTGGCGTGATGACTCCTAGCTGTAGAAGGCACTTTATCCAAGCTGCCTGCCTCCATGAGTGCTCCCCAAACCTGGGGCCATGGATCCAGAAG GAGAGTCCCAGGCTGGGGAAGGAACGCGTCTTGGATGTGCCGCTGTGCTGGGAAGACTGTTCAGAGTGGTGGGAAGACTGCCGGAACTCTTATACCTGCACGTCAGACTGGCACAGTGGCTGGGACTGGAGTACAG GTGAGAGCCACTGTCCTGCCCTGTCCAGCTGCCACCCTTTCCCTCACTACTTCCCATCTCCAGCTGACCTTTGTGAGAAGATCTGGAGAAACTCTTACAAGGCAACCAAGGAGCACCGAGGCAAGGGGCGTTGCATTCAGATGTGGTTTGACCCTGCTCAAGGCAACCCCAATGTGGCAGTCGCCCACTTCTATGCAAGTCATGCCATTTCCCTGCAGCTCCCCCACATCATGTTCTTAGTTCCCCTCCTATCATTTGCTCTCTAA